The following proteins are co-located in the Lacticaseibacillus paracasei subsp. paracasei genome:
- the rpoE gene encoding DNA-directed RNA polymerase subunit delta yields MKLKAFANADKSELSMIEVAHEILKEKGDTMAFVDLANEIQNYLGKRDEEIRERLPQFYTDLNVDGSFISLGDNVWGLRAWYPYDSVDEEVNHPEDEEEAPRRKKRKKVNAFLADVADDDDVIDYNDDDPEDEDLDADSDDDDDFDDDDSGFHDKVGKTTDTDDDSDDDPDDGLPDGIEGQLAEFGDDDSDDDDDNDDITADFSDDDDDDSDSDDDDDSDTKK; encoded by the coding sequence TTGAAACTCAAAGCATTTGCCAATGCCGATAAATCAGAATTATCAATGATCGAAGTAGCCCATGAGATCCTCAAAGAAAAAGGGGATACCATGGCGTTCGTTGATCTGGCCAACGAGATCCAGAATTATCTTGGTAAGCGTGACGAAGAAATTCGTGAACGTTTACCGCAATTCTACACGGATCTGAACGTGGATGGCAGTTTCATTTCTTTAGGCGATAACGTTTGGGGCCTGCGCGCTTGGTATCCATACGATTCCGTTGATGAAGAAGTTAACCATCCGGAAGATGAAGAAGAGGCACCACGTCGTAAGAAGCGTAAGAAGGTCAATGCCTTCTTAGCAGACGTTGCCGACGATGATGACGTGATCGACTATAACGATGATGATCCTGAAGATGAGGATCTCGACGCAGATAGCGATGACGACGATGATTTTGATGACGATGACTCAGGCTTCCACGACAAGGTCGGGAAGACGACTGACACAGACGATGACAGTGATGACGACCCAGATGATGGGCTGCCAGATGGTATCGAAGGTCAGCTAGCCGAATTCGGCGATGACGACAGCGACGATGATGATGATAACGATGACATCACCGCTGACTTCTCTGATGACGATGATGACGACAGCGATTCAGATGATGATGACGATAGCGACACCAAAAAGTAA
- a CDS encoding lipoate--protein ligase family protein, which produces MDLTTLAGQQAAIFQQNFTKDEAPLSFAHTNALLAHPELHPPLMLHFWTADQTVILGMQDLKLPQLGRGLRVLASDGYGFFVRNSGGLAVIADRGVLNVSLFLPNEDELSINGAYELMTQLFRTAFPSLPIATTEIVHSYCPGKYDLSVRGQKFAGMAQRRNRAGIVVMLYCSIFGNQDARCALLRRFYHEGKAAASSHFTFPVIRSETMTTLSDLLGRPLTLEQATVALLNALADTGIAADMNSMPTLLRDPAYHKALAEATADLHTRNRSLKKMGEHDAI; this is translated from the coding sequence ATGGACTTGACAACACTGGCCGGCCAGCAGGCAGCAATTTTTCAGCAAAATTTTACAAAAGACGAGGCGCCGCTCAGTTTTGCCCATACTAACGCGTTATTGGCACATCCTGAATTGCACCCGCCTTTGATGCTGCATTTCTGGACGGCAGACCAAACCGTCATTCTAGGCATGCAAGATCTAAAATTGCCGCAACTCGGTCGTGGATTGCGGGTATTGGCAAGTGATGGCTATGGTTTCTTCGTTCGTAATTCTGGCGGTTTAGCGGTCATTGCAGACCGTGGGGTTTTGAATGTATCGCTATTTTTGCCAAATGAAGACGAGCTTTCAATTAACGGCGCATACGAGTTGATGACCCAGCTTTTCCGCACCGCGTTTCCGAGTCTGCCAATTGCGACCACTGAAATCGTCCACTCTTATTGTCCCGGTAAATACGACTTAAGTGTTCGCGGACAAAAGTTTGCGGGCATGGCCCAACGTCGTAATCGCGCCGGCATCGTTGTGATGCTTTATTGCAGTATTTTCGGTAATCAAGACGCTCGTTGTGCCTTGCTTCGGCGATTCTATCATGAAGGCAAGGCTGCTGCCAGCTCACATTTTACCTTCCCCGTGATTCGATCCGAAACCATGACGACTCTTAGCGACTTACTGGGACGACCGTTAACGCTTGAGCAAGCAACGGTCGCCTTGCTAAATGCCTTGGCTGACACTGGCATCGCCGCTGATATGAATTCAATGCCAACCCTTTTGCGCGATCCAGCTTACCATAAGGCGCTGGCAGAAGCGACTGCCGATTTGCACACGCGCAATCGCAGCCTAAAAAAGATGGGAGAACATGATGCTATTTGA
- a CDS encoding ASCH domain-containing protein translates to MRMGLAHDQFLLVKQGSKTIEIRLNDEKRQQLKVGDTIVFEDTTTAQTQRRTVGALEKFTSFAELYHKYRGPQVGSAATDSETKMVADTYQLYTAWQEASFGVLAIHLQPTF, encoded by the coding sequence ATGCGAATGGGATTAGCTCACGATCAGTTTTTGTTAGTCAAACAAGGCAGCAAAACGATTGAGATCAGACTCAATGATGAAAAACGGCAACAATTAAAAGTTGGCGATACGATTGTGTTTGAAGACACCACAACGGCACAAACACAGCGCAGGACAGTAGGTGCCCTGGAAAAATTCACCAGTTTTGCTGAGTTGTATCACAAATATCGCGGTCCGCAGGTAGGCAGTGCAGCAACGGATTCCGAAACGAAAATGGTTGCAGATACGTATCAGCTATACACAGCATGGCAGGAAGCAAGCTTTGGTGTTTTGGCCATTCATTTACAACCAACATTTTAA
- a CDS encoding ribose-phosphate diphosphokinase, translating to MSEQYGDPRLKIFALNSNKPLAEKIAAEVGVKLGKSSVKRFSDGEIQINIEESIRGDDVYLIQSTSSPVNDNLMELLIMIDALRRASAHTINVVMPYYGYARQDRKARSREPITAKLVANMLERAGATRVLALDLHAAQIQGFFDIPVDHLVGAPLLADYFLRNHYDGADTVVVSPDHGGVTRARKLAEFLKAPIAIIDKRRPRPNVAEVMNIVGNVTGKQCIIIDDMIDTAGTITLAAQALKDAGATEVLVAATHAIFSGPAVERLTHSAIEKVVVTDSINLPADKHMDKLDVVSVGPLMGRAIMRIQENRSVTPLFENRFTK from the coding sequence ATGTCTGAGCAATACGGTGACCCGAGATTAAAGATTTTTGCTTTGAATTCGAACAAGCCGTTGGCAGAGAAAATCGCTGCCGAGGTCGGTGTGAAACTAGGAAAGTCGTCGGTTAAGCGGTTCAGCGATGGTGAAATTCAAATCAACATCGAAGAAAGTATTCGTGGGGATGATGTTTATCTCATCCAATCCACTTCCAGCCCGGTTAACGACAACTTGATGGAACTGTTGATTATGATCGATGCTTTGCGCCGCGCTTCTGCGCATACGATCAACGTGGTTATGCCTTATTACGGTTATGCCCGTCAGGATCGGAAAGCCCGTTCACGGGAACCGATCACAGCCAAGCTTGTTGCCAACATGTTAGAACGTGCCGGCGCCACACGTGTTTTGGCGCTGGACCTGCATGCCGCGCAGATTCAAGGATTTTTCGATATTCCGGTTGACCATCTTGTCGGCGCCCCATTGCTGGCAGATTACTTCTTACGGAATCACTACGATGGTGCCGACACCGTTGTCGTGTCACCTGACCATGGCGGTGTTACCCGTGCCCGAAAACTAGCAGAATTCTTGAAGGCACCGATTGCGATCATTGACAAGCGCCGTCCGCGTCCGAATGTTGCGGAAGTGATGAATATTGTTGGTAATGTTACTGGCAAACAATGTATCATCATTGATGACATGATCGACACTGCGGGCACCATTACGCTCGCTGCTCAAGCATTGAAGGATGCCGGTGCGACCGAAGTGCTCGTGGCCGCGACCCATGCCATCTTCTCTGGTCCGGCTGTTGAACGCTTGACCCACTCAGCTATTGAAAAGGTTGTTGTGACTGACTCCATTAATCTTCCAGCTGACAAGCATATGGATAAACTGGATGTGGTTTCAGTTGGTCCGCTGATGGGTCGCGCCATCATGCGGATTCAGGAAAATCGTTCCGTGACACCGTTGTTTGAAAATCGGTTTACGAAATAG
- the glmU gene encoding bifunctional UDP-N-acetylglucosamine diphosphorylase/glucosamine-1-phosphate N-acetyltransferase GlmU: MSKKFTIILAAGKGTRMKSKYYKVLQPVCGKSMVEHVVSQVEAIHPDAIVTIVGHGAEAVEETLGKRTKFVLQSEQLGTGHAVLQAEPLLGQKEGATLIISGDTPLFTAKTLNDLFAYHEAKGAKATILTASAPDPTGYGRIIRDSDGNVVKNVEQKDATPEEALISEINTGVYVFDNQALFKALHQVNNNNAQGEYYLPDVLGILRDAGEKVAAYQMPDYTESLGVNDRVALARATRLMQQRINEQHMRNGVTLIDPATTYIDTEVKIGADTVIEPGVYLKGKTVIGEDCHIGTHSELVDATLENDVTVTSSTIEHAVMHAHSDIGPNSHLRPDADIGEYVHLGNFVEIKKAKIGARTKVGHLTYVGNATLGTDINVGCGVVFVNYDGVQKWESKIGDHAFIGSNSNIVAPVDVADHSFIAAGSTITKDVPFHAMAIARARQTNKDDFWKRLPLAKDPDWN; encoded by the coding sequence ATGTCAAAGAAATTCACCATTATTCTTGCGGCCGGTAAAGGGACGCGGATGAAATCAAAGTATTACAAGGTTTTACAGCCGGTCTGTGGCAAAAGTATGGTCGAGCATGTGGTGAGTCAGGTGGAAGCCATCCATCCCGATGCCATTGTAACAATTGTTGGCCATGGCGCAGAAGCAGTTGAAGAAACGCTAGGCAAGCGCACGAAGTTTGTTTTGCAATCTGAACAGTTGGGAACTGGACATGCCGTTTTACAAGCTGAACCGTTACTTGGTCAAAAAGAAGGCGCAACCCTCATTATCAGTGGTGATACGCCATTGTTTACCGCCAAAACGTTGAATGATTTATTTGCTTATCACGAAGCCAAAGGCGCAAAGGCGACTATTTTGACTGCCAGTGCTCCTGATCCAACCGGTTACGGCCGCATTATTCGCGACTCAGACGGCAATGTCGTGAAGAATGTAGAACAAAAAGATGCAACGCCGGAAGAAGCATTGATTTCTGAAATCAATACCGGCGTCTATGTCTTTGACAACCAGGCTCTGTTCAAGGCGTTGCATCAAGTGAATAATAATAATGCCCAAGGCGAGTATTATTTGCCAGATGTACTAGGCATTTTGCGCGACGCTGGCGAAAAAGTGGCTGCCTATCAGATGCCAGATTATACCGAATCATTGGGCGTCAATGATCGGGTCGCATTGGCGCGGGCAACCCGCCTGATGCAGCAGCGCATTAATGAACAGCATATGCGCAATGGTGTGACCTTAATTGACCCAGCAACGACTTATATCGATACCGAGGTCAAAATCGGTGCCGATACCGTGATTGAACCCGGTGTTTACTTGAAGGGGAAAACAGTCATTGGCGAAGATTGCCATATTGGTACCCACTCTGAACTAGTCGATGCCACACTGGAAAATGATGTCACAGTAACTAGTTCAACCATCGAGCATGCCGTGATGCACGCTCATAGTGACATTGGTCCAAATTCGCATCTGCGGCCTGATGCTGACATCGGCGAATACGTCCATCTAGGCAATTTTGTCGAAATTAAAAAAGCCAAGATCGGTGCCCGCACCAAAGTTGGTCATTTAACGTATGTTGGCAATGCGACCTTGGGAACGGATATTAATGTTGGTTGCGGCGTTGTTTTCGTCAACTATGATGGCGTTCAGAAGTGGGAAAGCAAGATTGGCGATCATGCCTTTATCGGTTCAAATTCCAATATTGTGGCGCCAGTGGATGTTGCTGACCATAGCTTTATTGCTGCTGGTTCAACGATCACAAAAGATGTCCCGTTTCACGCGATGGCCATCGCCCGCGCACGACAAACCAACAAAGATGATTTTTGGAAACGCCTGCCGCTGGCAAAAGATCCAGATTGGAATTAG
- a CDS encoding NUDIX hydrolase, translated as MIDPVFGRKDPKLDYHTRIGAYGVIPDHSGARLLILQAPNHALFLPGGGVEEGETPEVTLARELLEEFGATVHVTQKLGKSSEYFYSHHRQTAYYHPATFFACDQLAFVQDPLETFNTLMLMPIDLALAELKRPTHRWAVAKWLANQPKR; from the coding sequence ATGATCGATCCTGTGTTTGGCCGAAAAGATCCAAAGTTAGATTATCATACCCGGATTGGCGCATATGGCGTCATACCGGATCATAGTGGCGCTCGGTTGCTGATTCTGCAGGCGCCCAACCACGCCTTATTCTTGCCGGGCGGCGGCGTCGAGGAAGGCGAAACGCCAGAAGTCACGTTGGCACGCGAACTGTTAGAAGAATTTGGCGCAACCGTTCATGTCACCCAAAAGTTGGGCAAGTCATCTGAATATTTTTACTCTCATCACCGTCAAACAGCTTACTATCATCCGGCAACTTTTTTTGCTTGTGATCAATTGGCGTTTGTACAAGATCCGCTGGAAACTTTTAATACCTTGATGTTAATGCCGATTGACCTAGCCCTCGCTGAGCTGAAACGACCGACCCACCGTTGGGCAGTTGCCAAATGGCTAGCCAATCAACCTAAGCGATAA
- a CDS encoding YdcF family protein, translating into MSAQELFIIFAIPIVLGVIFAFSFTVEPRRLINGVLFNFFAVTFLVALAIAILRSGNLLLISVTGVLFLIIILIVALLFALHLFWLLWNAILVWRREGHSLSNMLTLYIAIGLLLIEIAASFGRRFIPDPLYFSLAIFFGLGGFYVLLTLYNFLTVLILYNFRPQPHNRTFLIVLGAGLLHGDQVSPLLASRIDAAIKFYRKQIKKGRPAPRIIFSGGKGSDEAISEAMAMQRYALGKGIAEGDTLLEDQSTTTLENMQFSKRLITQEIGESPYKASFFTNNYHLFRAGIFARMAGIAANGVGGATSFYFLPNAVIREYLALVVLCKRRHAVAFGLIVLIAIAEFLRVWHLG; encoded by the coding sequence ATGTCAGCTCAGGAACTTTTTATTATTTTTGCGATACCGATCGTATTAGGTGTCATCTTCGCTTTTAGTTTCACCGTGGAGCCGCGACGGTTGATTAATGGTGTCTTGTTTAATTTTTTCGCGGTCACGTTTCTTGTGGCGTTAGCGATTGCCATTTTAAGGTCAGGCAATTTGTTGCTAATATCGGTCACCGGCGTATTGTTCCTGATCATTATTTTGATCGTTGCCTTGCTCTTTGCGTTGCATTTATTCTGGTTGTTGTGGAATGCCATTCTGGTTTGGCGGCGTGAAGGTCATTCATTGAGCAATATGCTGACTTTATATATTGCAATTGGTTTGTTGCTGATCGAAATTGCTGCTTCTTTTGGTCGCCGGTTCATTCCTGATCCGTTGTACTTCTCTCTTGCAATCTTTTTTGGTCTCGGCGGCTTTTATGTGCTCTTAACGTTGTATAATTTTCTTACAGTTTTGATTCTGTATAACTTTCGTCCGCAACCGCACAATCGTACATTTCTCATTGTGCTGGGCGCCGGTTTGTTACATGGCGACCAAGTTTCACCGTTGCTAGCGAGCCGAATCGATGCTGCGATCAAGTTCTATCGCAAACAAATCAAAAAGGGCCGACCAGCGCCGCGAATTATTTTTTCTGGCGGTAAGGGGAGCGATGAGGCCATCTCAGAAGCGATGGCCATGCAACGATACGCTTTAGGAAAAGGCATCGCTGAAGGTGACACGCTTCTTGAGGATCAGTCAACCACCACATTGGAAAATATGCAATTTTCCAAACGTCTCATTACTCAAGAAATTGGTGAATCACCTTATAAGGCTAGCTTTTTCACAAATAATTACCATTTGTTTCGCGCAGGCATCTTTGCCCGCATGGCTGGCATTGCCGCCAATGGTGTCGGCGGCGCGACTTCGTTCTACTTCCTACCCAATGCGGTGATTCGCGAATACCTCGCCTTAGTGGTTCTATGTAAGCGACGGCATGCTGTCGCATTTGGCCTCATTGTCTTGATTGCGATTGCTGAATTCTTACGGGTTTGGCATCTGGGATAA
- a CDS encoding TMEM175 family protein, whose translation MISKELKTRLDTFIDAILAIIITIMVLELPAQSWEHHANITNFFLAVGVYAVSFCFVANIWYQQATLFSTVDQIPRRIVLWEFILVFLLSLVPALTRLMSGDVESISVIIYGAIYFLVIVVFRLISRTIVHQQANDKDEMRKIYTSIYGEHNLENVIMIAAIMILAIFVPKAAYILYIAIPIRSFFTIDNDARELTGIQQMETTGQQDYLRMSHDQQVKFRRLVGEFIRESRNARGNTEISRTAWENFAKAAESELNINPTTLGHWFAAFQQAKNTHQNGAPYRQGRPRKVHD comes from the coding sequence ATGATTTCAAAAGAACTTAAAACCCGGTTAGATACGTTCATTGACGCTATTCTTGCGATTATTATTACCATTATGGTCTTGGAGTTGCCTGCGCAAAGTTGGGAACATCATGCCAACATTACTAATTTCTTTTTGGCAGTTGGGGTGTATGCTGTCAGTTTCTGTTTCGTGGCGAATATTTGGTACCAGCAAGCAACTTTGTTCAGCACCGTTGATCAGATTCCACGACGAATCGTGCTTTGGGAATTCATCTTGGTTTTCCTACTGTCACTGGTGCCAGCATTGACGCGACTGATGTCAGGAGATGTTGAATCCATCTCTGTGATTATCTATGGTGCGATCTACTTTTTGGTAATTGTCGTATTTCGACTCATATCAAGGACAATCGTGCATCAACAAGCCAATGATAAAGACGAAATGCGGAAAATTTATACCAGTATTTATGGGGAGCACAACTTAGAAAATGTTATCATGATCGCTGCGATTATGATTTTAGCTATTTTTGTGCCCAAGGCAGCGTATATTTTGTACATTGCGATTCCCATCCGTTCCTTCTTTACGATCGATAATGATGCCCGTGAATTAACCGGCATCCAGCAAATGGAAACAACTGGGCAACAAGATTATTTGCGCATGAGCCATGACCAGCAAGTGAAGTTCCGCCGTTTGGTTGGCGAGTTCATTCGCGAGTCGCGCAATGCTCGAGGTAATACTGAAATTAGTCGAACAGCATGGGAAAACTTCGCGAAAGCAGCTGAATCAGAGCTTAACATTAATCCAACAACACTCGGACATTGGTTTGCGGCTTTTCAGCAGGCAAAAAACACACATCAAAATGGTGCACCCTATCGTCAGGGACGACCGAGAAAAGTCCATGATTAA
- a CDS encoding DUF1934 domain-containing protein, whose amino-acid sequence MDLSQGVPIQIHLETFVTQGEDNETHVFDEPGTLVQMGNALYIRYQEVDEDAGTSMPVTMKLREDGDVQLSRGSSNGDTQLKLFFANEKRVLTRYRTPYGIIPVETVTPRIDVRMTTEPVAGEVYIEYQLFANNQHLGDYRLRLQFNA is encoded by the coding sequence ATGGATCTTTCACAAGGAGTGCCGATTCAAATTCACCTTGAGACGTTTGTGACGCAGGGTGAGGACAATGAGACACATGTTTTTGACGAACCTGGAACGTTGGTGCAGATGGGAAACGCTTTATACATTCGTTACCAAGAAGTTGACGAAGATGCTGGGACCAGTATGCCGGTGACGATGAAGCTGCGTGAAGATGGCGATGTTCAGTTGTCGCGTGGCAGCAGCAACGGCGACACTCAGCTGAAACTGTTCTTTGCCAATGAAAAGCGCGTGCTGACGCGCTATCGCACACCGTACGGTATCATTCCGGTTGAAACGGTCACGCCACGGATTGACGTGCGCATGACAACTGAACCTGTGGCAGGTGAAGTTTACATTGAATATCAACTTTTTGCTAATAACCAGCACTTGGGTGATTATCGATTGAGATTGCAATTCAACGCCTGA
- a CDS encoding HD domain-containing protein has protein sequence MLFEKLPREKVFRDPVHNYVHVQHRVILDLINTPEFQRLRRIKQLGVSDYVFQGAEHTRFAHSLGVYEIAREMCDNFVNNYPTQTPGDGLWDDAERPVVLCAALLHDIGHGAYSHTFEHIFDTDHEAITRAILTDPHTNVNKILRGVGPEFPEMVASVINHTYPNPQVVQMISSQIDADRMDYLLHDAYYTGTKYGLFDLSRILRVMRPYSDGIAYEANGMHAVEDYVVSRFQMYQQVYFHPVSRGMEVILFHLLKRAKFLYESGQFESGFSPRLLVPFFEQTFNLTDYLKLDDGVLNTYFTYWLDYPDSILSDFADRFLNRRPLKSVTFTDQTAYLLPRLRDLVASAGFDPHYYTAENDSFDLPYDQYDPASANPKTQIEIMQKDGTLEELSTLSPLVAALSGRATGDKRFYFPKEMLATQDSNLFSPIYEKFQHYLLNGGLIDPHFND, from the coding sequence ATGCTATTTGAAAAGTTACCTCGCGAAAAAGTCTTTCGCGATCCAGTTCATAATTATGTCCATGTGCAACATCGCGTCATTCTGGACCTGATTAATACCCCAGAATTTCAGCGATTACGCCGCATTAAACAGCTCGGCGTTTCTGATTATGTTTTTCAAGGCGCCGAACATACTAGGTTTGCCCATTCACTTGGTGTTTATGAAATTGCCCGTGAAATGTGTGACAACTTTGTCAACAACTATCCGACACAAACACCTGGCGATGGCCTATGGGATGACGCCGAACGGCCAGTCGTGTTATGTGCCGCCTTGCTGCACGATATCGGCCATGGTGCCTATTCGCATACATTTGAGCACATTTTCGACACCGATCACGAGGCGATTACGCGAGCAATTCTCACGGATCCGCATACGAACGTGAACAAAATTCTGCGTGGTGTCGGTCCGGAATTTCCTGAGATGGTCGCATCGGTTATCAACCACACCTATCCGAATCCGCAAGTCGTGCAAATGATCTCCAGTCAGATTGATGCTGATCGGATGGATTATTTGTTGCACGATGCTTATTACACCGGCACGAAGTATGGTCTCTTCGACCTTTCGCGAATTCTGCGAGTCATGCGACCATACTCGGATGGCATCGCTTATGAAGCCAACGGCATGCATGCGGTCGAGGATTATGTTGTCAGTCGGTTTCAGATGTACCAGCAGGTTTATTTCCACCCTGTGTCTCGTGGCATGGAAGTCATTCTTTTCCATCTGCTAAAACGTGCCAAATTCCTGTATGAGTCCGGTCAGTTTGAATCTGGCTTTTCGCCGCGGCTACTCGTGCCATTTTTTGAACAAACTTTTAACCTCACCGACTATTTGAAACTCGACGATGGCGTGTTAAACACTTACTTCACTTACTGGCTAGATTATCCAGACAGTATCTTAAGCGATTTTGCTGATCGCTTCTTGAACCGCCGACCACTGAAGTCTGTGACCTTTACTGACCAAACAGCCTATCTCTTGCCACGCTTAAGGGATTTGGTAGCATCAGCCGGCTTTGACCCGCACTACTACACAGCGGAAAATGATAGTTTTGACTTACCATATGACCAATACGACCCAGCTTCCGCAAATCCAAAAACGCAAATCGAGATCATGCAAAAAGATGGGACGCTTGAGGAGCTCTCCACCCTATCACCGTTAGTCGCGGCACTTAGCGGTCGGGCAACCGGTGACAAACGGTTCTACTTTCCAAAAGAAATGCTAGCCACGCAAGACAGTAACCTGTTTTCGCCAATTTATGAAAAGTTCCAGCATTATCTGCTGAATGGCGGTCTCATTGATCCACACTTTAACGATTGA
- the mscL gene encoding large-conductance mechanosensitive channel protein MscL: MLKEFQKFIMRGNVLDLAVGVIIGSAFTGLVTSLTKNLINPILSMFAGKADLSGLYFTILGAKFTYGNFINDVLNFLIIAFVVFLLVKGINRILPSKPAKPAGPTQEELLTEIRDLLKQDQQV, translated from the coding sequence ATGTTAAAAGAATTTCAGAAATTTATCATGCGAGGTAACGTGCTAGACTTAGCCGTTGGGGTCATCATCGGCAGTGCCTTCACTGGTTTAGTCACCTCTTTAACTAAAAACCTTATCAACCCGATTTTATCCATGTTTGCGGGCAAAGCTGACCTCAGCGGGCTTTATTTCACGATATTGGGCGCCAAGTTTACATATGGGAATTTTATCAATGACGTGCTCAACTTCTTGATTATTGCTTTTGTAGTCTTTCTGCTAGTCAAAGGTATTAACCGCATTTTACCGTCAAAACCGGCCAAACCAGCTGGTCCGACACAAGAAGAATTGCTAACAGAAATTCGCGATCTGTTAAAGCAAGATCAACAGGTCTAA